The Pieris rapae chromosome 5, ilPieRapa1.1, whole genome shotgun sequence DNA window gtaggtattgtattaaaattcgtTAGAGGAAACgtacattaattttgtattttttgaattttacaatcgaggtaattgttttataacactattaattaatatttactacatgataaatgtttaaatgatattaatcCTCTATACTATAAGTTAGGTCCAGCGACATCCATGACAACATCGAACATCGATTACAGTACGAGAACTACCCCTCCTGGCTCCTACTTCGATTTGAATTCGAGATTGAACCTGAAAAAATTGGATTGGATTTTTAGGTCACGCTTCATCACGTGATATAGatcaaaagatatttttgtagtaTGGTTATCATTTGACGGTTGACCACTCAAAACGCTGTCTGACAACTGCATCCTTATTTGTCACTTTgacaattttcatataaataatataataattagtacatCATCTGAAACTGAATCTAAACGTAAACCGaagatatttttcaatttaatagtattaaaatgaTAAGGATATTAAATGTGAAAAGATTTCCCTagattagaaaatttattaaaatacgtaaCTTCTTAATtccgtaatattttttttactatcaaagaaaacattcattaattattggtCCAAAATGAACTCGATGGACGTCTGCACCGAAATTGAAAATGATGAGTTTTACAGTAAATTTCTTGAAGAATGTGTTAGACCAATAACTGGCGAGAATATCTCAGTATCGGAGCAAGTCACAAGGCTCAGTGAAGGAATTAATAAGCTCACAAAAAGTTTGGAATGTCAAGTTTTAGCGAAACATAATGATTTACTAACGCAGGCGAGTCATATATCTGATTTAGAAAATATGCTAGATGcagtaaaaatacaagaagAATCACTACTACGTGGCACAGAAGGCCTTGCTGAGGGGGTTTACGCGTCATACGAGTCGCTGGACAACCAAACACGTATGCTCGAACGAGTTCAAACTACGTGCAACTTACTAAGACATGCTTTGAAAATCTTATCTTTGTGGAAAAAATTATGTTCTATTAACGAAAATCCTGCCAAGAAAGCCATGCTTCTCTTTGAATTAAACGaattatttggtgattatGATTTTGAAGGCATACATTTACTTGATGATGTATTGAAAGAAGTACAGAAGCAGCGAGTGGACCTTCTAAACAATTCCACGAACATGCTTCAAACAAGCCTTCTTAATGgagacaaaacaaatttattgcaATGTTTTAAAGTCTTTCACAATTTGCAGTGCACAGGTGAACAAATTGCTAATAcagtaacaaatattttaaaagagttacAGAAAGAAATTAATGCTGCTTTAAATGTTCAAATGGTATCAATTGAggtaaaaaaatcaagttcTGGACGCATAGCACCTGGTAAAGCCAATATAATGAATGCAcaggattttaaaataaaactttgggACAATATTGAAAAGCTTTTTAAaggtgaaatatataaaagttgcATTAAAGTTGTAATGTTACAAAATGTAGTAAGTGAGCTACATGCTATTGGTAACTTTAGAAATATTGCAAAGAATTTCTGGAATGAgctttgtttgttatttagtGTTGAATTAGAAAAAAGTCCATCAAATGTAAGTCAATCTATTGAAATAGATTTtgcaaagttattaaaatgttttaatgatttgctttcaaaacttaaatgtaaaaatttagaaatgaATCGTTCCTATTTCACAAAATGGGAGAATTCCTTCTTATCAAAATCACTAGCAAAACTGTTGGAACCAGTGAGAAGTATGTGGCATCTAAATCAAGTTCCTAATATGGATCAAATAGACAATGCTGTTAGAGTGATAGCAGAAGCTTTGAGTATTTCATTAGGAGATAAACAGTTAAGCATAAGTCTAGCTTACAGTGTAGCTAAGAGCATAAAACAAATGCATATGGAAACTGAGCAGCGACTTTCTATGGATAGTGATGTTGCTCAAATAATTGAACCTCCTACTAGTGCACAGCAGAAAAATGCTGATTTATGTAATGccctatattattttacatcacAGATTAAAAGAGTGCTTGTGAATATGAATGCAATGCTCCCACCAGAGAGTGTTCAAATAGTTCAAAACAGCCTAAAAGATATATCTAGCTTACCTATTCTCGAGCTATTTGCAGAATCAATAAGAAACTCTCTTTTCATTATTCTAATGACTTTGCATGAAGAACAGGATTTTGAAAGAAATGAGGATCCAAACAACAAAACCTTATCATGCTCTCCATATATGAAAGAGTTACAACAATTTGTCTCACGTTGCAAAGATATTTACTTGTCTATGTTCCAAGATAAGTATGCTTTAAATGAGTGCAGTGTGACAATTTCAAAAGCATGTATTGAGAGGTTTGTTCACCATGTATGTAATGTTCGGCCATTGAGTGCATATGGTCGAGCCAAACTCCAAGTAGACTGTAAACAGATAGAGGCCTCATTATCCCCATTGATCAGTGATGTAATTGAATTGGGTGACCATTATCGTCAGTTAAAAGCCTTACAATTACTATTAGATAAAACACCACAAGATATAGCAAAGAGTCAGTATGAAGGAGCATCTTTACCATATTCTTTGGTAAtgatgtttttgttttcacATGCTGGAACACAGCTCGTATCTCCCCATGTCTGTGCAGGTTGGAATATTCAAAAGCTTATGCAGTGGTTAGAAACCCATAAGAATGAAAGGGATAGGCTTGAGTTTGTAGCAGGAGCACTACAAAGATATCAAAATCACATAAGACAAAATCAAATAGCTACATATGATGGTGTGTATCCTATACTATTACAACTGTTAGAAGATGGAAgaaaacatttgaaaaaataatagaattaaaataaacatgaaaattACACcctaattgttatattttaaaaagttatttatgtcAAGGCTTATTAAatgctaaataaaaatcttttaaaatacttttatttattttaaaaagtaacttaattatttctttatcatcttttaaagaaatgtGACTGCTTCTTCATCTTGGGGACTTACATTTTTATGGTCATCActctaaaagaaaaaaatataagacatTTATCTATTAGTtcttttacatacatttgctcttattttgaatttgccatgaagatattttgtaagtatgtaatattaaaatttacacagatttcaattttaagaaacatgtaggtaatacaaatattcatCAATACATACAGCAAGATTTAAGAATTGTACAAGTACAGTGTAAGGTAAATACAAActacatttcatatttatataaccatattttatttcataacaattataatatatataccatTCAAAGTACAACTATAATACCTCTAGATACCAACAAATGCTTTTTTACAGTCTAAGAATTTTACACTTTTTCTCCTTAACTAATCTCATTCATTAACTTTAGTaagattacttttatttagcaATTTTCCAAAAGAATTGCTTTACTATTTTACTTGTGATAAATTACCTGCTTGCTTGCTCACCAGGTTTTATTCccatttattatcttatagataataataactatagaTTTCTTCTATGCATTTAATAAATCCGTACAGTCCGTACATTTAGAAGTAAAGTTTAGATTAGCCGTTTATTTTTGTCCCACGCGTAtcctgtttttataaattccagAATAACTACAATACTAGCACAAAATCAGACCTGCTCAAAGGCTATGTTGAAGACCTCTGGATAGTCATTTACAAAGTGTATTTCAATGTCTTTCTTGATAAAATCTGGAAGGTCATCGTAGTCTCGACGGTTTTCCTCTGGTAGTATTACACAAGTAACGCCTACACGCTTTGCctgaaattatattcaaattacaaCACTGGAACATATCAcatatagtattaaaatttttactcCCTCCTGCAGATGGTTGTCACACATTTATACACATAAATATGGTTTATTAAGCACTTAAAAtagtatgttaataaaacaactatttaccgcaataattttttcttttattccaCCAACTGGCAGTACTCGGCCTGTAAGAGAAATCTCCCCTGTCATAGCCAGCTGTGATTTGACAGATTTATTAAGGGCCAGGGATAGAAGTGCCGTAGTGATGGTTACGCCCGCTGAAGGTCCGTCTTTTGGTGTCGCACCTTCTGGCACGTGGAGGTGTAGATGGCTAAAACaaaatctttgtttaaaaatgtaactaaTATTTGACAGTATGCgcaaaaataacttaaaaattatcgtttattttatatgtcagTCACGTGACACAAATACGGATTAGTTGAATCGactataaatgatattttatccATTAATTACATTGTACATAGTCTGTTTTTTATCAaagttaagaataataattaacatggaataaatcatttttcgaGggccatttatttaaaatatcgctTCAACTCAGCATGCCGCAACGCAGGATGCCGCAGGGTActgcttataaatatgtaaaaaaaaatttaaccaaCCTAgtattcaaaaatgtattgccATTGTTGTGCTTGTCCAGATAATTTCTGGCGACAGTAAGGGCTATTCTTGCAGACTCTTTCATAACGTCTCCAAGGTGTCCAGTCAGCTCAAGAGACCCTGAACTGGCTTTCTCTTCATGGTGCTTATTGCGGAGTGCTGTTTCTATGTAAAGAGTGCTGCCACCTGCAAAAGTAGATAGTAACCTTTTATGAAAAAGGATTGGTATGAATCAATATGTTGAAGCCACTTGATAAGCTTCTTTCTTGTAAGGGTAAATGTTTGTACGCGTATTgatgcatttatttaatttgcttttaattatgtaagaaACAATTTCCTAACCAATATTTCTTCTATGTATAAAAAGCTTGCAATAGTTAAATGCCATTGTGATTGAggaaattaatcaataaaatgtgATATGGGCATACACAGACAAGAGTGTGAACTGTTATCATACagtttacttaatattttgtattatttaaataaccatatatgtataaacattCCAATAAGaatcttacatttttttaattacatccaCAATAGTTCTCAAAAACACGCCATTCAGGGTATGACGTCATCCTAATGTTAGTAGCCCCAGAATCTAGCtacattgttattatttcttctgtacaaatatacattttccGTTAACTTACCCATTGCGGTCCAAGCCAATCCCATGATGACGCCAGGGGGCGTGATATCATACATTCGATCATGTTTAAAGGTAGGTTTCCCAACCAAATCCGATAAATTTTCATCTGTCACTGTCAACTTATCTGCCTCCTGTTTAACTATCTTGAAAGCAACTTTCCGGGCGATCTgtaaaaagatattatttgtaaagaaaCGTATTCGTGCGTGTTCGTTTCTATAATATcacaatctttttaatatatgtacaatttttcATAAGTTGGAACAACACATAGATTTCACACACAAACTATCCAGTTTACTATACGAATGCCACAAACTAAGTTCTTGCTTCCGTTAAAGTCTCAACTACGATCATGGAAcgataagatattttataaaattttcaacaatTTATTCAAGCCATTTTGAATACCTTTtgcgtaataaatattaaataataataaattatttaatattataatatataatattagctattcaaagggggaacgctgctagtatcttcggaaccttgcctaaagggactccttttaataatattttttaataattaaattttaaggttagctattagatatatttttatgtattaggtatgttatttgttttaattattattatataacttaaattaattagcttGAATGCATAATTTAAACCTAATTCtctaataatgtataataaattagttatttccttacattaaaaaaatattatttatttattaacgttattaatatgaataattttataatatacctttTCAATATGCTTCTGTAGATTTCGAACACCACTTTCTCGGCAGTAAGATTTAATAAGAGTGTGCAGAGCTTCCGAGGTCAGGTCTAACTGGTCGTTATTAAGACCGCAGTTCTTTTGTGCTGTCGGAACCAGATATTGTTGTGCTATTGCCAACTTCTCTTCTGCCACATAAcctgtaattataaataggttccttaatatatattttttaagttgaaCGCGCTAATCAGGaacttgtataaaattaatttttttgagacATATTTCTAAAGATATTTGATtcgataaatattttctcatcAGACTAACTGAAATGTACTACTTCTATccaattgtgtttacgctgtcCAGAAAAGAGACAGAAGTCAGAGTCTTAATAAACCACTTACCAGACATATCAATTAGTTCCATCCTATCTTTCAGCGGTTCTGGTATCATATCAACGACATTGGCAGTGCAAATGAAAAGGACCTTCGATAAATCTACCGGAACATCCAAGTAGTGGTCCAAGAAATTCGCATTCTGCTCAGGATCCAAAAGTTCAAGAAGAGCTGATGATGGGTCCCCGTGAACGCCtctaaaattaagaattagCTATTATTTTGACAACATCATATTATCAATTTTACAACATTTCATATCATGCTGAATATCTCGTTTTGATTGTACCAAATTCTGTGCATATGTTTGTACACAAGAACGAACGAGAGAATAAACCCATAACCTAAGTCTAATTAGGTAATTATCCGCGGCACTAAGATCTAGCGGTGaccgtaaataataatttatatatttaagtgcatatgttttagttatatatagtactaaatattatattactaggTTTAGTTAGTGCGCAGTTAGTTGATGCGCAGACGTCGAAATTATTAGTTCGcgcaattaaaatagaatatttatatgtaaaagatAACTTAATTTCAACTCACTTGCCAATCTTGTCCACCTCATCAATTAGAACCAATGGGTTCTCGGTGCCGGTTTTCTTCAGACACTGAACCAGTTTCCCTGGCATCGCACCCACATACGTCCTCCTATGACCCTTAATCTCGGCCACATCCGTCATTCCACCCACAGAAAACCTAAAGTATTGACGATTAAGCGCACGCGCAATCGACCGAGCTGGAAAAAATTATACGTAAATTTATACCTAAAGATAACTTGAGTAGTATTATCTTGTTAATTCCGTGTCcttttttttgtacttttttgtatttactttaGCATaggttctattttttttattctcatACAGGAATCGATTATTAGGTATAGcaccgcccgttgcatcctttaaattttttttatttaatggaaCAAAgggtgaataaataaataaagctgaaattttggaGGAAGCATGGTAAACATTTCCTTCAACCTAAAGGGATGATTTTAGACTAGTCTAACTGACTGGCTTGAAGGCCCCAGTGGCTCAGTTCgagaatttgtatattatctcCTTGGAGGCTGGAATAACTTCCTCTTTTCATCTCATCTTTTAGTGAGGAGGTTACGGTTACCTCCGTACAGGAGGTTAGCTGTcactaaaagaaaaaaaaatgtatggagAGGCTATAACAGGAGGTTAGCCATCTCTCTCTCTTCAAGCCTGTTATGGACTTTATGCCAATATGCTATATACCACTCgttcgtacggtgaaggacaatttagacccaaaaagtcagaAAGTTGACaccttaaatattagaaaacaaaAGTGATCAGGAAACAGATACACATTCGAATTAGggaccttcaagaaaagagcgtataaattcttaaaaggccggcaacgcactctcaACGcacctctagcatcgagagtgtgtcagtcatgggcggcggtatcactcaacatacgtttgccccctgttctataaaaacatatccaggcccacaaaaaaaaatactacgtACCTATACTAGTCTTTCCAACACCTGGCGGTCCATGGAAGCACAATATTTTCCCCTGAGTGCTGCCTTTGAGCTGCGATACAGCAATGAACTCTAAAATTCGCTTCTTGATATCCTCCATGCCGTAGTGGTCTTCATCTAAAATAATCTGTGCGTCTTCCAGCTTCAGATTTTCCTCTGACGTAATGCCCCACGGGAGAGATGTCAGCCAATCGAGGTAGCAACgggtaacactgaaattttttatatataagtgggcgaaaactttttttattaaagttaaaaataatttaactactGTACGTTACGTTAATTCAGTAGCGATGTTATATGTTAtagaataatgtaaaatctatagTTGCAATATTTGTGAATATATGAGCaccatgtattttattttaagatggattttttttttaattctaggTACAAAGGTACATGGGTacacatataattatcaaatcaaacaatacaaaattttgtaaaaactattttaaaagagtatagggtttcagtatttatatcatagttaccaatataataaaatcaattttgatttgatagcATATCTCATAAAACTAGTAACATTTTACAATGAATGAATCTGTAGTCTGTAAATCAACTAAGCaaaccttttaaaaaattacattgcaattatatgtattactaaaatttttCATTGATGCTCCATACCTAGCGACATGTTtgcttatttgtttttacCGTATATGTCACTGGGAAATgtagttatatatttgtgaaTTTTATGTCAGAGTTAATCTAgtacaaacataaaacaaatccttcctctttataatactGGTGTAGATTAAAACTCACTTGAATTCAGAACTGTGGCTCTCCAAGAAGTTAAGTTTGTTCAGCTCTTCATCGATTACAATTTGCACAGCCTCTGGTACACTCTTCTCCGCTAATCTCTCTCTGCATTTCTCGCCTATTGCATCTTTATCATCTTTTTCGAGACCCAACtccttttttattacctaaaatatttaatatattataaatcaaatctgtaataattataaaacggCTGGAGCAATTTAAAAGGTTACAAACTGAAACTGCTGTTATTCGAATAGTATATAgaattgatatataaataaaactttttaatagataaagttACAATAGCTTTTAATACTCTCATAAGCCAAAGACTAGGACTAGGCGAATAGTAGATTAAAGTATTGTGTAAGCACAAACCTTCAACTGCTCATGAAGTATGTATTTCCTGTGTTGTTGCTTGACTTTTTCTTCAACCTCTTTGCCAATCTTTTGTTGTAATTTAGACAACTCATACTCCTTCTTCAGTAGAGATAGGGACATCATAAGTCTCTTGGGAATCTAAAAGTGTTTTACAATCAAGATAGATTCTTGAATTTTAAGACCTCCAACGAAATCAGAGACtgttaagataatatttcagagaagtaagtaaaaaaaattgtgattaaaaactaatagtAGTGAAACATAAACatcagtataaatatattaaaattctgctaaaacaaatatcgcagATCTGTACATACATCCATTTCTTCCAGCACAGCCTGTAGTTCCGCTGGTTCTGCCCCAGTGAGGGCAGCTCCCAAATCACTCAAATACACCGGATTATCCACCACTCTCTGACCTTGAGCTAACATGTGATGTAATGACTCTCTGTAATATATCATACCCATATAAAAACTGACTAAAGCTAActgtaaattaaaagataaatctTCAccaatagttatttttatatgaaggcTACCGcagaacaatattaataaaacacataccaaaaataataacgaACAAAGACTAACTCAGTAAATCAAACATGAGAGTTCTAAGCTTACCTATACAAAGGATTCAAGTTAATAATATCCCGTATAGTCTTAATCACTTCTTGTGTTAATGCTTTAACTTCTTCGTTATGCTTAAATTTCTCGTGCATGACATTCTCAACTTTAACCATTATAACTTGATCAGGTGGCAGTTTTTTGGTCTCCTTTACCTCTTTTTCATCAGGCTTTTTTCGAGAATTTCTATACTTTCTACGTCGTCTTTCAGCATCTGTCTCTTCACGGGTAACGTTAAATTCCGTATTAAATATAGGAAACTTAAGCTTCATTTCTGAAATGACACGCATTTCGGAAATGAAACCaaagtgtaattattatataattagtttcaTCTCATTCTgtacaacattttaaaagtaagaataataaatttctagattaattttaacttttgatactaaacattataatataatttaacatgcAGAAATCCTCTGAGCAGTGAAGTCGCTCCATAAAGCCTGTGTAGTGCCCAAAGGACTTCTGTACTTCTGGAATGAGCTAGGATGGCAAAATTAGCCAGTACCAGTACTTTATGCACAACAGACCAATTTGAATTACAAGTCTAAATGCGGAAACTGAGTCCACCAAccttaactttaaataaatcagtggcgctacaacctctttaggtcttggcttcAGATTTTTGAGTctatttcataatcatttttaaatctaataggcaagtaag harbors:
- the LOC111003238 gene encoding lon protease homolog, mitochondrial isoform X1 yields the protein MHTASYLMRNTILLNPSIKYSVRLTRNVTKIASQLQCKPGFLKNVYSNGLKDSRATSSLKGFITFPQTIQVKQYSTGNKNEPEEEEIEEVKEETPLFSSQLPATVAVPEVWPQVPVIAINRNPVFPRFIKLIEISNPALIDLIRRKVKLNQPYIGIFLRKKEDDKTDVVSNLDDLHQVGVFAQIHEMQDMDFKLRLVVMAHRRIKITGHFIEDEIETGPAEMKLKFPIFNTEFNVTREETDAERRRRKYRNSRKKPDEKEVKETKKLPPDQVIMVKVENVMHEKFKHNEEVKALTQEVIKTIRDIINLNPLYRESLHHMLAQGQRVVDNPVYLSDLGAALTGAEPAELQAVLEEMDIPKRLMMSLSLLKKEYELSKLQQKIGKEVEEKVKQQHRKYILHEQLKVIKKELGLEKDDKDAIGEKCRERLAEKSVPEAVQIVIDEELNKLNFLESHSSEFNVTRCYLDWLTSLPWGITSEENLKLEDAQIILDEDHYGMEDIKKRILEFIAVSQLKGSTQGKILCFHGPPGVGKTSIARSIARALNRQYFRFSVGGMTDVAEIKGHRRTYVGAMPGKLVQCLKKTGTENPLVLIDEVDKIGKGVHGDPSSALLELLDPEQNANFLDHYLDVPVDLSKVLFICTANVVDMIPEPLKDRMELIDMSGYVAEEKLAIAQQYLVPTAQKNCGLNNDQLDLTSEALHTLIKSYCRESGVRNLQKHIEKIARKVAFKIVKQEADKLTVTDENLSDLVGKPTFKHDRMYDITPPGVIMGLAWTAMGGSTLYIETALRNKHHEEKASSGSLELTGHLGDVMKESARIALTVARNYLDKHNNGNTFLNTSHLHLHVPEGATPKDGPSAGVTITTALLSLALNKSVKSQLAMTGEISLTGRVLPVGGIKEKIIAAKRVGVTCVILPEENRRDYDDLPDFIKKDIEIHFVNDYPEVFNIAFEQV
- the LOC111003260 gene encoding conserved oligomeric Golgi complex subunit 5 — translated: MNSMDVCTEIENDEFYSKFLEECVRPITGENISVSEQVTRLSEGINKLTKSLECQVLAKHNDLLTQASHISDLENMLDAVKIQEESLLRGTEGLAEGVYASYESLDNQTRMLERVQTTCNLLRHALKILSLWKKLCSINENPAKKAMLLFELNELFGDYDFEGIHLLDDVLKEVQKQRVDLLNNSTNMLQTSLLNGDKTNLLQCFKVFHNLQCTGEQIANTVTNILKELQKEINAALNVQMVSIEVKKSSSGRIAPGKANIMNAQDFKIKLWDNIEKLFKGEIYKSCIKVVMLQNVVSELHAIGNFRNIAKNFWNELCLLFSVELEKSPSNVSQSIEIDFAKLLKCFNDLLSKLKCKNLEMNRSYFTKWENSFLSKSLAKLLEPVRSMWHLNQVPNMDQIDNAVRVIAEALSISLGDKQLSISLAYSVAKSIKQMHMETEQRLSMDSDVAQIIEPPTSAQQKNADLCNALYYFTSQIKRVLVNMNAMLPPESVQIVQNSLKDISSLPILELFAESIRNSLFIILMTLHEEQDFERNEDPNNKTLSCSPYMKELQQFVSRCKDIYLSMFQDKYALNECSVTISKACIERFVHHVCNVRPLSAYGRAKLQVDCKQIEASLSPLISDVIELGDHYRQLKALQLLLDKTPQDIAKSQYEGASLPYSLVMMFLFSHAGTQLVSPHVCAGWNIQKLMQWLETHKNERDRLEFVAGALQRYQNHIRQNQIATYDGVYPILLQLLEDGRKHLKK
- the LOC111003238 gene encoding lon protease homolog, mitochondrial isoform X2, with translation MHTASYLMRNTILLNPSIKYSVRLTRNVTKIASQLQCKPGFLKNVYSNGLKDSRATSSLKGFITFPQTIQVKQYSTGNKNEPEEEEIEEVKEETPLFSSQLPATVAVPEVWPQVPVIAINRNPVFPRFIKLIEISNPALIDLIRRKVKLNQPYIGIFLRKKEDDKTDVVSNLDDLHQVGVFAQIHEMQDMDFKLRLVVMAHRRIKITGHFIEDEIETGPAETDAERRRRKYRNSRKKPDEKEVKETKKLPPDQVIMVKVENVMHEKFKHNEEVKALTQEVIKTIRDIINLNPLYRESLHHMLAQGQRVVDNPVYLSDLGAALTGAEPAELQAVLEEMDIPKRLMMSLSLLKKEYELSKLQQKIGKEVEEKVKQQHRKYILHEQLKVIKKELGLEKDDKDAIGEKCRERLAEKSVPEAVQIVIDEELNKLNFLESHSSEFNVTRCYLDWLTSLPWGITSEENLKLEDAQIILDEDHYGMEDIKKRILEFIAVSQLKGSTQGKILCFHGPPGVGKTSIARSIARALNRQYFRFSVGGMTDVAEIKGHRRTYVGAMPGKLVQCLKKTGTENPLVLIDEVDKIGKGVHGDPSSALLELLDPEQNANFLDHYLDVPVDLSKVLFICTANVVDMIPEPLKDRMELIDMSGYVAEEKLAIAQQYLVPTAQKNCGLNNDQLDLTSEALHTLIKSYCRESGVRNLQKHIEKIARKVAFKIVKQEADKLTVTDENLSDLVGKPTFKHDRMYDITPPGVIMGLAWTAMGGSTLYIETALRNKHHEEKASSGSLELTGHLGDVMKESARIALTVARNYLDKHNNGNTFLNTSHLHLHVPEGATPKDGPSAGVTITTALLSLALNKSVKSQLAMTGEISLTGRVLPVGGIKEKIIAAKRVGVTCVILPEENRRDYDDLPDFIKKDIEIHFVNDYPEVFNIAFEQV